Proteins from a single region of Burkholderiales bacterium:
- a CDS encoding glycosyltransferase family 2 protein, with product MKVSIVTPSFNQGQFIERTLQSVANQTGAEIEHVVFDGGSIDNTVEILKRFSPPVRWVSEKDKGQTDAVNKGIRATEGEIVGWLNSDDIYYPGAIARVVAFFEANPEIDVVYGMADHIDLDDHAFESYPTEPWSFERLKETCFICQPALFFRRRVVEKHGLLDESLIYCMDYEYWLRLGKTGARFAYLEEKLAGSRLYAETKTLGARVKVHREINDMFKRLFGRVPDRWLFNYAHAVVESKTNRGERPSWFVCRLLLSSLWATFHWNRQISDGYRNTVLLWFKKLLIRT from the coding sequence ATGAAAGTCAGCATCGTCACCCCTTCCTTTAACCAGGGGCAATTCATTGAACGAACGCTGCAAAGCGTGGCCAACCAGACGGGTGCCGAAATCGAGCACGTGGTCTTCGATGGCGGCAGCATAGACAACACGGTTGAAATACTCAAACGTTTCAGCCCACCGGTGCGTTGGGTATCGGAGAAAGACAAGGGGCAAACTGATGCCGTCAACAAAGGCATCCGCGCCACAGAGGGCGAGATCGTCGGCTGGCTGAACTCCGATGACATCTACTATCCCGGGGCCATCGCCCGCGTTGTGGCGTTCTTCGAAGCTAACCCCGAAATCGATGTGGTGTATGGCATGGCCGACCACATCGACCTGGACGATCACGCTTTCGAGTCTTACCCCACCGAGCCCTGGAGCTTCGAGCGACTGAAAGAAACCTGCTTCATCTGCCAACCGGCGCTGTTCTTCCGGCGGCGGGTAGTGGAAAAACACGGCCTGCTCGACGAATCGCTGATCTACTGCATGGACTACGAATACTGGTTGCGGCTCGGCAAGACCGGGGCGCGCTTTGCTTACCTTGAAGAGAAACTGGCCGGCTCCAGGCTGTACGCCGAAACCAAAACACTGGGTGCCAGAGTGAAGGTGCACAGGGAAATCAACGATATGTTCAAGAGGCTGTTCGGCCGGGTGCCGGATCGGTGGTTGTTTAATTATGCGCATGCGGTGGTGGAGAGCAAGACAAACAGGGGTGAGCGCCCTAGCTGGTTCGTGTGTAGACTCTTGCTATCGTCTCTATGGGCTACTTTTCATTGGAACAGACAGATATCTGATGGTTATCGGAATACTGTTTTGCTCTGGTTCAAGAAATTATTAATCAGAACTTAG
- a CDS encoding Wzt carbohydrate-binding domain-containing protein, with protein MTIERLWPVPEAFLDIAMVEEVTDGRARCTSVAICDAEGNPLRSFYQGQAAHFFYEFEILDKIGVPCGGLEFHNSSGLVIHGKNSFQYDVELPRSAESGQRLRYHQVIHLDVGPGYYWFTVGFASTDEVSYQNYSSGAIGHEQFAPLVHCRVVDVASFIVQFDEQGKLRHHGVANLQGHAQLTVIPSTVGSSVQHRKRESAEEKKTTIIHVTHWKAGSQWIHRILNECVPDLVVTPRLNQTQFLTSPIQLGKVYPTVYVTKAQFDRTHLPPNTRRFVVIRDLRDTLVSAYFSMKISHPALESGPPHLRTVLQSLSQEDGMLYMIEEWLPPCADIQTSWLEADEPLIRYEDLLEHDLAILEAVLLDRCQLPVARAS; from the coding sequence ATGACAATTGAACGACTCTGGCCCGTCCCGGAAGCTTTTCTAGACATTGCCATGGTAGAGGAGGTAACCGATGGCCGGGCGCGCTGCACCAGCGTTGCGATCTGCGATGCTGAAGGCAACCCACTTCGATCTTTTTACCAAGGCCAGGCGGCACATTTCTTTTATGAGTTCGAGATACTCGACAAGATCGGGGTTCCGTGTGGTGGGCTTGAGTTCCACAACAGCAGCGGCCTTGTGATCCACGGCAAGAATAGCTTTCAGTACGATGTTGAATTGCCGCGATCGGCTGAGTCGGGGCAGCGTCTGCGCTACCATCAGGTAATCCACCTAGATGTAGGCCCCGGTTACTACTGGTTCACAGTGGGATTCGCGTCGACCGATGAGGTTTCATACCAAAACTACTCTTCCGGCGCGATCGGCCATGAACAGTTTGCCCCACTGGTGCATTGTCGGGTTGTCGATGTAGCATCGTTTATAGTGCAGTTCGATGAGCAAGGTAAATTGCGTCATCATGGAGTTGCTAATCTCCAGGGCCATGCCCAACTCACAGTGATACCCTCCACAGTTGGTTCATCAGTGCAGCATCGGAAACGTGAGAGTGCTGAGGAGAAAAAGACGACAATTATTCACGTTACCCACTGGAAGGCGGGCTCGCAGTGGATTCATCGAATACTCAACGAGTGCGTACCCGATCTCGTAGTGACACCGCGGCTGAATCAAACCCAATTCTTGACTTCGCCAATTCAGCTTGGGAAAGTGTATCCGACTGTGTACGTTACCAAAGCGCAGTTTGATCGCACGCATTTGCCGCCGAATACGCGCCGCTTCGTTGTCATTCGCGATCTGCGCGACACTCTGGTTTCGGCATACTTCAGCATGAAAATCAGCCATCCGGCCCTTGAAAGCGGACCTCCACATCTGCGCACAGTGCTTCAATCGCTTAGCCAAGAAGATGGCATGCTATATATGATTGAAGAGTGGTTACCTCCATGTGCTGACATCCAAACTTCTTGGCTTGAAGCAGATGAGCCTTTGATTCGCTATGAGGATCTGCTTGAGCACGATTTGGCGATCCTGGAGGCGGTGCTGTTAGACCGCTGCCAGCTACCGGTCGCGCGCGCGTCTTAG
- a CDS encoding methyltransferase domain-containing protein: MSAIAVENIRIGVNAPLRLHVDRAELRAANWVCIEGWLADWPRGEMAVESGWRDAYCVLSERPDVCQALGKTPDLAYGVALHLLTPDPRGERQLAVALKRDGVVFAHLRFDLPSIKLPALPFATHAAIELTQNLYRDPVNGKGIAESDQVRRLASGVIAPRDMPLQFDNTRIGNYHPDILEILERPGALALDIGCGLRDRVFDNMVTQDVYPTPTATLITDPHDTRLPFADVTFDLVILDSVLEHVSDPVALLAEGARVLKPGGRIFGDAPFLQPLHLAPHHYFNFTPYGLGVVAEKAGLALEYAVAEAHQRPEFSLEWLLRRTFELVSPAEAARLKAMTLEGFFFELGRNKEMIAYPPEGVTELAAGYRFHMVKQLS, encoded by the coding sequence ATGTCTGCTATTGCTGTTGAAAACATCCGGATCGGCGTGAATGCGCCTCTTAGGCTGCATGTTGACCGCGCCGAGCTGCGTGCCGCCAACTGGGTCTGCATCGAAGGGTGGCTGGCCGACTGGCCGCGGGGCGAAATGGCGGTCGAATCCGGCTGGCGCGATGCCTATTGCGTCCTGTCCGAGCGTCCGGACGTGTGTCAGGCGCTGGGTAAAACACCCGATCTGGCCTATGGCGTCGCCCTGCACTTGCTGACGCCCGACCCTCGGGGAGAGCGCCAGCTTGCCGTGGCCTTGAAGCGGGATGGGGTTGTTTTCGCCCATCTGCGCTTCGATCTGCCCTCCATCAAATTGCCGGCGCTACCCTTCGCTACGCATGCTGCCATCGAGTTGACCCAAAACCTGTACCGCGATCCGGTCAACGGCAAGGGGATAGCGGAGAGCGATCAGGTCAGGCGGCTTGCCAGCGGCGTGATTGCGCCCCGGGATATGCCGCTGCAGTTCGACAATACCCGCATCGGCAACTATCACCCGGATATTCTGGAGATTCTGGAACGACCGGGCGCGCTCGCGCTCGATATCGGCTGCGGCCTGCGCGACAGGGTTTTCGACAACATGGTGACGCAGGATGTCTATCCCACGCCCACCGCGACGCTGATCACTGATCCGCATGATACCCGGCTGCCTTTTGCGGATGTAACCTTCGATCTGGTCATTCTCGATAGCGTCCTGGAGCATGTTTCCGATCCCGTGGCCCTTCTGGCGGAGGGCGCGCGTGTGCTCAAGCCCGGCGGCCGGATATTCGGGGATGCGCCTTTTCTTCAGCCGCTGCACCTAGCGCCGCACCACTATTTTAACTTTACCCCTTATGGCTTGGGCGTGGTGGCGGAGAAGGCCGGACTGGCCCTGGAATACGCGGTTGCCGAAGCCCACCAGCGTCCGGAGTTCAGCCTGGAATGGCTGCTGCGCCGGACGTTTGAGCTGGTTTCTCCAGCCGAGGCGGCCCGTCTGAAAGCCATGACCCTGGAAGGATTTTTTTTCGAGTTGGGGCGCAACAAGGAGATGATTGCCTATCCGCCGGAGGGGGTGACCGAACTGGCGGCGGGCTACCGTTTCCATATGGTCAAACAATTATCTTGA
- a CDS encoding ABC transporter ATP-binding protein, with amino-acid sequence MYDAPRDRLKQFVAPRLQRLTGQASKQYFREFWALKDVSFEIKKGETVGIIGRNGSGKSTLLQILAGTLAPTSGEVNINGRVAALLELGSGFNPDFTGRENVFLNGQILGLSQKEIESRYGKIVEFADIGEFIDQPVKTYSSGMFVRLAFAVQAHVDASIVLIDEALAVGDVFFRQKCYTRLEQLRKSGAAILLVSHSMPDIEQYCERAILLDHGVSRFSGPASEATKHYYLLHQAESSKVPSQVRVPVNEPRQTPIRPVIERPPAEAFLDLSGKSQVSNGQARCTGIALCNASGDSCNVFRQGDTALFYYEFELNEDIGVPICGIVISNERGVIVHGKHSWQYGDDVPASLGPGTKVACWQEVELDLGPGQYVFEVGLASVSMIDWKNRESISHEETSSCFIRICHIAKVGSFSVGLAVKNGVSVLTHHGIANLPGKMKMAALAQNSGYPLILNKTRS; translated from the coding sequence ATGTATGATGCCCCGCGTGATCGGCTCAAGCAGTTTGTTGCGCCCCGCCTCCAACGCCTGACCGGGCAAGCATCCAAGCAATACTTCCGCGAGTTCTGGGCACTCAAAGACGTATCGTTTGAAATCAAAAAGGGCGAAACCGTCGGCATCATCGGCCGCAACGGCAGTGGCAAGAGCACGTTGCTACAAATTCTGGCTGGAACCCTGGCGCCGACGAGCGGTGAGGTAAATATTAACGGCCGCGTCGCCGCGCTGCTGGAACTTGGAAGCGGCTTCAACCCGGATTTTACTGGGCGCGAAAATGTCTTTTTGAATGGACAGATTCTCGGGCTCAGCCAAAAAGAAATCGAGTCGCGGTACGGCAAGATTGTTGAATTTGCCGACATTGGCGAGTTCATTGATCAGCCCGTCAAGACCTACTCCAGCGGCATGTTCGTGCGTCTTGCCTTTGCTGTTCAGGCGCATGTTGATGCGTCTATTGTCCTGATTGACGAGGCTCTGGCGGTGGGGGATGTTTTTTTTCGGCAGAAGTGCTACACCCGTTTGGAGCAGCTACGAAAATCGGGAGCAGCGATTCTGCTTGTCTCCCATTCGATGCCGGACATCGAACAATACTGTGAAAGGGCCATCTTGCTGGATCATGGTGTGTCGCGATTCAGCGGACCGGCGTCCGAAGCTACCAAGCACTATTACCTGTTGCATCAAGCGGAGAGTAGCAAAGTCCCATCTCAAGTGCGTGTTCCGGTGAATGAGCCACGGCAAACTCCGATCAGGCCCGTTATCGAACGTCCTCCTGCCGAAGCCTTTCTCGATCTGTCGGGCAAATCTCAAGTGAGCAACGGCCAAGCGCGTTGCACTGGCATTGCCTTGTGCAATGCCAGTGGCGATTCGTGCAATGTTTTTCGACAGGGCGATACGGCGCTCTTCTACTATGAGTTCGAGCTGAATGAGGATATCGGTGTGCCCATCTGCGGCATTGTCATTTCGAATGAACGCGGTGTCATCGTTCACGGAAAACACAGTTGGCAATACGGTGACGATGTTCCAGCAAGCTTGGGGCCGGGTACCAAAGTGGCGTGCTGGCAGGAAGTAGAATTAGATTTGGGACCTGGACAGTACGTTTTTGAGGTCGGCTTGGCATCTGTATCGATGATAGATTGGAAAAATCGGGAATCCATTTCGCACGAAGAAACGTCGTCTTGCTTCATTCGCATATGCCATATTGCCAAAGTTGGCTCCTTTTCTGTTGGGCTGGCAGTGAAAAATGGGGTTTCAGTGCTAACGCATCATGGGATTGCCAACCTTCCGGGGAAGATGAAGATGGCCGCACTTGCACAAAATTCGGGATATCCTCTGATACTTAATAAGACACGCAGTTAG
- a CDS encoding acyltransferase, with the protein MSKSIGANTEVRGTLEVRMEGGSIVVGNDCLIEGCVVCENETSQIYIGDNVCIGGSTVVDCAGSITIEDDVLISYHVVISDTDGHSTKLSVRRKDLQDFRKGNVDWSVIPIRGVTIRRGAWIGARSIILKGVTVGEGAIVGAGSVVTHDVPAWHVVAGNPARVIRKIEESER; encoded by the coding sequence GTGAGCAAGAGTATCGGTGCCAATACTGAAGTCCGAGGTACCCTGGAGGTGCGTATGGAAGGGGGATCAATCGTTGTTGGAAACGATTGTCTCATCGAAGGCTGTGTTGTTTGTGAAAACGAAACAAGCCAAATCTATATTGGGGATAATGTCTGCATAGGCGGATCAACTGTTGTTGATTGTGCGGGCTCAATAACCATTGAGGATGATGTTCTGATTTCATATCACGTCGTGATCTCGGATACCGATGGTCACAGCACAAAGTTGAGCGTTAGACGAAAAGACCTACAAGATTTTCGGAAAGGGAATGTAGATTGGAGTGTCATTCCGATCAGAGGCGTAACAATTAGACGTGGCGCCTGGATCGGGGCGCGATCAATCATCTTGAAGGGGGTTACCGTAGGTGAAGGGGCGATCGTGGGTGCTGGTTCGGTGGTGACACACGATGTCCCTGCTTGGCATGTAGTTGCGGGTAACCCGGCGCGCGTCATTAGGAAGATTGAGGAGTCCGAGCGTTGA
- a CDS encoding glycosyltransferase, whose translation MSQKGLSSTELLVNDDKHDFYGKQYWLGHQKQDLGFPDIYNRARNDLTERNLHWLKALLKYRLPPADVLEPGCAHGSFIALMRQAGYQAAGVEMSPWVVAFGQEIFGIPVRTGPVESLDVAPASLNVIALMDVLEHLPDPTATMRHCLELLKPKGLLLIQTPQFKEGMRHKGLVKSKHTFLDQLKSDEHLYLFSERSVTEFFRRLGAEHIRFEPAIFAHYDMFFAVSRAPLKAHKPEEIESALLATPNGRLALAMLDLRERELNLARKCEESEIDRVARGEQIESLTAMLRESEADRAARSEQIESLTVMLKESESDRAERAKQIASLTAMLKESEADRAKRAKQIEALTVMLKESETDRAARSEQIESLTVMLKESESDRAARSEQIESLSVMLKESETDRAARGEQIESLSVMLKESETDRAARSEQIESLSVMLKTSEADRAERAKQIESLSVMLKTSEADRAERAKQIASLTAMLKESEADRAERAKQIASLTAMLKESEADRAKRAKQIESLSVLLKESETDRAKRAEQIEALTGMLKESESDRAARGEQIESLSVMLKTSEADRAERAKQIEALTGMLKESESDRVARGEQIESLTGMLKESETDRAARSEQIEALTEDLRALFSRPAFRWLTRFASWPEVKKLAEQFGTPNFGMNKSLRTIAVDLTPVLPGGENGGAKIFVLELLRRLAEMAPQTQFVLLTQAASHEELAALERTNMRRLMVVGPVVTNSLRPLLLGLASRVLPHLPTRLRSAVSRLGYSLNAALKRSGSGALLRDMGADLLFCPFTAPTYFEPGIPTVCTIYDLQYKTYPEFFAAEDVAHRDRIFIEACRRASSLTAISDYSRDSAVAHGSLDPARIRTIHLRMAQRISPRAEHDKAVLSRLGLTPQQYLIYPANFWKHKNHEMLLTAFGMACHEGLAADIKLVCTGAPGARQEWLMSAARNMNLADRVLFPGYLPNAELAALMANCSGVVFPSLYEGFGLPVIEAMAAGVPVACSNTTSLPEVAADAAILFDPRIPTQIAQAMASLVEDEVLRARLIQAGQQRATEFSDAERMAREYWELFQCSLANEKHENLLTGAYADGWAGPTLNIRVAPAASAQTLEIEFSAPEWLPQSRLSVQASRGGKPQGVPLELARGASAVWSLPLEPAGGCYEVRIAPTFVPARSGHGDDQRELSAILQRCGIVRADGECIELFPEKVSA comes from the coding sequence GTGTCGCAAAAAGGGTTATCTAGCACTGAATTGCTGGTCAATGACGATAAGCATGATTTTTATGGAAAGCAATATTGGCTTGGTCATCAGAAGCAGGACCTTGGCTTCCCCGACATCTACAACCGTGCTCGCAACGACCTGACTGAGCGCAACCTGCACTGGCTAAAGGCGCTGTTGAAGTACCGTTTGCCGCCGGCGGATGTGCTGGAACCCGGCTGCGCCCACGGCAGCTTTATCGCCTTGATGCGGCAGGCGGGTTATCAGGCTGCAGGCGTCGAGATGAGTCCGTGGGTGGTTGCCTTCGGACAGGAAATTTTTGGCATTCCGGTGCGCACCGGCCCGGTCGAATCCCTCGATGTGGCCCCCGCCAGTCTGAATGTCATCGCCCTCATGGATGTGCTGGAACATTTGCCAGACCCGACGGCAACGATGCGCCACTGCCTGGAACTGCTCAAGCCGAAAGGTTTGTTGTTGATCCAGACCCCGCAGTTCAAGGAAGGAATGCGCCACAAGGGACTGGTCAAGTCGAAGCACACATTCTTGGATCAACTGAAGTCGGATGAGCACCTTTACCTCTTCAGCGAGCGGTCGGTGACGGAGTTCTTCCGGCGGCTCGGCGCCGAACATATTCGTTTCGAGCCCGCCATTTTCGCCCACTACGACATGTTTTTTGCGGTCAGCCGGGCGCCGCTCAAGGCCCATAAGCCCGAGGAAATTGAATCGGCGCTACTAGCAACTCCAAACGGGCGCCTTGCTTTGGCGATGCTCGATTTGCGCGAACGCGAGCTAAATTTAGCTCGGAAGTGTGAAGAGTCGGAGATCGATCGAGTGGCGCGGGGCGAGCAGATCGAGTCACTGACGGCGATGCTTCGAGAGTCGGAGGCGGACCGTGCAGCGCGGAGCGAGCAGATCGAGTCGCTGACGGTGATGTTGAAGGAGTCGGAGTCGGACCGGGCCGAGCGCGCCAAGCAGATTGCATCGCTCACGGCAATGCTCAAAGAATCCGAGGCCGACCGAGCCAAGCGCGCCAAGCAGATCGAGGCGCTGACGGTGATGTTGAAGGAGTCGGAGACGGACCGTGCGGCGCGGAGCGAGCAGATCGAGTCGCTGACGGTGATGCTGAAAGAATCGGAGTCGGACCGTGCGGCGCGGAGCGAGCAGATCGAATCGCTGTCGGTGATGCTGAAGGAATCGGAGACCGATCGTGCGGCGCGGGGTGAGCAGATCGAATCGCTGTCGGTGATGCTGAAGGAATCGGAGACCGATCGTGCGGCGCGGAGCGAGCAGATCGAATCGCTATCGGTGATGCTGAAGACATCGGAGGCCGATCGAGCCGAACGCGCCAAGCAGATCGAATCGCTATCGGTGATGCTGAAGACATCGGAGGCCGATCGAGCCGAACGCGCCAAGCAGATTGCATCGCTCACGGCAATGCTCAAAGAATCCGAGGCAGACCGAGCCGAACGCGCCAAGCAGATTGCATCGCTCACGGCAATGCTCAAAGAATCCGAGGCAGACCGAGCCAAGCGCGCTAAGCAGATCGAGTCGCTGTCGGTGTTGCTGAAGGAATCGGAGACGGACCGGGCCAAGCGCGCTGAGCAGATCGAGGCGCTGACGGGGATGCTGAAGGAATCGGAGTCTGACCGAGCGGCGCGCGGGGAGCAGATCGAATCGCTATCGGTGATGCTGAAGACATCGGAGGCCGATCGAGCCGAACGCGCCAAGCAGATCGAGGCGCTGACGGGGATGCTGAAGGAATCGGAGTCTGACCGTGTGGCGCGCGGGGAGCAGATCGAGTCGCTGACGGGGATGCTGAAGGAATCGGAGACCGATCGTGCGGCGCGGAGCGAGCAGATCGAGGCGCTGACGGAAGATTTGCGCGCTTTGTTCTCCCGCCCGGCGTTCCGTTGGCTGACTAGATTTGCAAGTTGGCCCGAAGTGAAGAAATTGGCAGAACAGTTTGGAACACCGAATTTTGGAATGAATAAATCGCTCAGGACCATCGCTGTGGATTTAACCCCCGTTCTCCCCGGCGGGGAGAACGGGGGTGCGAAGATTTTCGTACTCGAATTGCTGCGCCGGTTGGCCGAAATGGCGCCCCAGACCCAATTCGTGCTGCTCACGCAAGCCGCCTCGCACGAAGAACTGGCTGCATTGGAACGCACGAACATGCGGCGCCTTATGGTCGTCGGTCCCGTAGTAACGAACTCCCTTCGGCCGCTTCTGCTGGGCCTGGCCTCCCGTGTGCTACCCCATTTGCCCACCAGGCTGAGGAGCGCCGTTAGCCGCCTGGGTTACAGCTTGAACGCGGCGCTGAAGCGTAGCGGTTCCGGCGCGCTGTTGCGCGACATGGGCGCCGATCTGCTCTTCTGCCCCTTTACCGCTCCCACCTATTTCGAACCGGGAATTCCGACTGTCTGCACGATTTACGATCTGCAGTACAAAACCTATCCGGAGTTCTTTGCCGCAGAGGATGTGGCTCACCGCGACCGCATCTTCATCGAAGCTTGCCGCCGAGCAAGTTCCCTAACCGCGATTTCAGATTACTCGCGGGATTCCGCCGTTGCCCACGGTAGCCTTGACCCGGCGCGCATACGCACCATCCACCTTCGCATGGCGCAACGTATCTCGCCTAGAGCCGAGCACGATAAGGCCGTATTGAGCCGCCTTGGCCTCACCCCGCAGCAATACCTGATCTATCCCGCCAATTTTTGGAAGCACAAGAACCACGAAATGCTCCTTACCGCCTTCGGTATGGCTTGTCATGAGGGATTGGCGGCGGATATCAAGCTGGTCTGCACCGGTGCGCCGGGGGCGCGGCAAGAGTGGCTGATGAGTGCAGCCCGCAACATGAACCTGGCCGATCGAGTCCTCTTTCCCGGGTATCTGCCCAACGCAGAGTTGGCAGCATTGATGGCCAATTGCAGTGGCGTGGTGTTCCCCTCGCTTTATGAAGGTTTCGGTTTGCCGGTTATCGAGGCCATGGCCGCAGGCGTTCCGGTGGCGTGCAGCAACACCACATCTCTTCCCGAAGTGGCGGCCGATGCGGCCATACTCTTCGACCCGCGCATTCCCACCCAAATCGCGCAAGCCATGGCCTCCTTGGTGGAAGATGAGGTGCTGCGCGCGCGGCTCATTCAAGCTGGACAACAACGCGCCACTGAGTTCTCGGACGCGGAGCGCATGGCAAGGGAGTATTGGGAGCTCTTTCAGTGCTCGTTGGCCAACGAAAAGCACGAAAACCTGTTGACCGGAGCCTATGCCGATGGCTGGGCCGGCCCCACCCTGAACATACGAGTTGCCCCCGCCGCAAGCGCACAAACCCTTGAGATTGAATTCTCCGCTCCAGAATGGCTGCCGCAGTCCAGGCTCTCGGTTCAAGCCAGCCGTGGCGGAAAGCCTCAAGGTGTGCCGCTTGAACTTGCCCGTGGCGCCAGCGCAGTGTGGTCGCTGCCGTTGGAACCTGCCGGGGGATGCTACGAAGTTAGGATTGCCCCCACTTTCGTTCCCGCACGTTCGGGACATGGTGACGATCAACGCGAGCTCTCGGCGATATTGCAGCGATGCGGCATCGTGCGGGCCGATGGCGAATGTATTGAATTGTTCCCCGAGAAGGTTTCAGCATGA